In a genomic window of Leishmania donovani BPK282A1 complete genome, chromosome 32:
- a CDS encoding 3-hydroxyisobutyryl-coenzyme a hydrolase-like protein, with protein sequence MDVLRADGSAFAASTLKVMERNSPLGMTLALENMKRQHTPGCNTVMESFRGDYTAIQTSICVDELAKGVEALFVTKEKRPQWTVGSVDEVDVELVKQQFVMTESTVPL encoded by the coding sequence AtggatgtgctgcgcgcggacggcagcgcgtTCGCTGCGAGCACGCTGAAGGTGATGGAGCGCAACTCGCCGCTGGGCATGACGCTTGCGCTGGAGAACatgaagcggcagcacacaccTGGGTGCAACACCGTGATGGAGAGCTTCCGTGGCGACTACACGGCGATTCAGACTTCCATTTGTGTGGATGAGCTGGCGAAGggcgtggaggcgctgtTTGTcacgaaggagaagcgccCGCAGTGGACGGTGGGGTCCGTGGACGAAGTCGATGTGGAGCTCGTGAAGCAGCAGTTTGTTATGACGGAGAGCACGGTGCCCTTGTAG
- a CDS encoding 3-hydroxyisobutyryl-coenzyme a hydrolase-like protein, which translates to MHSAVTCIKSPGAALFTDTATCRTITLSRPDALNAMSLPMVQDLHRLYITEPHPNEDAVYVVRGDGRRSFCAGGDLKALTGPEKDTHNPLFYRLEYEVDSHIAVMRRTQVAMWAGHVLGSGVGVSVHSRYRVACETTRFAMPETQIGGANDVATSWVFSSLPICGLGMYLAITGNTLQGADVFHAGLATHYIPVEKFGAVEAALAALPSSEGVEECLRGFSEDVAVPPFTLAENAPVLAKAFGAITPSTHLRDIMDVLRADGSAFAASTLKVMERNSPLGMTLALENMKRQHTPGCNTVMESFRGDYTAIQTSICVDELAKGVEALFVTKEKRPQWTVGSVDEVDVCCS; encoded by the coding sequence ATGCACAGTGCTGTCACTTGCATCAAGAGCCCGGGCGCGGCTCTCTTCACCGACACTGCCACCTGCCGCACCATCACGTTGAGCCGGCCCGATGCGTTGAACGCCATGTCGTTGCCGATGGTGCAGGACCTGCATCGCCTGTACATCACAGAGCCGCACCCGAACGAGGATGCCGTGTACGTTGTGCGCGGTGacgggcggcgcagcttctgTGCTGGTGGCGACCTGAAGGCCCTCACAGGACCCGAGAAAGACACGCACAACCCGCTGTTCTACCGCCTGGAGTACGAGGTGGACTCGCACATTGCGGTGATGCGGCGCACGCAGGTGGCGATGTGGGCGGGGCACGTGCTGGGGAGCGGCGTGGGCGTGTCGGTGCACAGCCGTTACCGCGTTGCGTGCGAGACGACGCGGTTCGCGATGCCGGAGACGCAGATCGGCGGCGCGAACGACGTTGCGACGAGCTGGGTgttctcgtcgctgccgataTGCGGGCTTGGCATGTACCTTGCGATCACGGGCAACACGCTGCAAGGCGCGGACGTGTTCCACGCGGGCCTGGCGACGCACTACATCCCTGTGGAGAAGTTCGGCGCTGTGgaggctgcgctggcggcgctgccgtcgtcggaGGGCGTCGAGGAGTGCCTCCGCGGGTTCAGCGAGGACGTTGCTGTGCCGCCGTTCACGCTGGCGGAGAACGCGCCTGTGCTGGCGAAGGCGTTCGGCGCGATCACTCCGTCGACACACCTGCGCGACATCAtggatgtgctgcgcgcggacggcagcgcgtTCGCTGCGAGCACGCTGAAGGTGATGGAGCGCAACTCGCCGCTGGGCATGACGCTTGCGCTGGAGAACatgaagcggcagcacacaccTGGGTGCAACACCGTGATGGAGAGCTTCCGTGGCGACTACACGGCGATTCAGACTTCCATTTGTGTGGATGAGCTGGCGAAGggcgtggaggcgctgtTTGTcacgaaggagaagcgccCGCAGTGGACGGTGGGGTCCGTGGACGAAGTCGATGTGTGCTGCTCGTGA
- a CDS encoding enoyl-CoA hydratase/isomerase family protein, putative, whose translation MYRTGARCSASVLCKDYPHARHITLNRPNSLNALDYGMIRELHRLYVTEPAPPSSLYILTGAGTKAFCAGGDVIGLATNNPPGCGREFFYWEYQVDYKASIIPAGQVCLWDGYVLGGGAGLSIGSAYRVASEKACFAMPEVAIGMFPDVGASWFLPRLSVPGLGLYMGLTGHRLRGADLVHLGLATHFVPSAKMGELEQALVSMSDAGDVEAVLDKYTTPIAQLPPCTIAYSISSLADHFDITADLTVSSILDACRANAQTDPLTKAAADLMPSFSPTAMTLALELLKRGAKLSTPVEAFQMEYCVSQRIMAEHDFREGVRALLIDKDKKPKWQPSTVAEVAAEAIDAYFRPTTPNQPVWDPVAPLSEPAA comes from the coding sequence ATGTATCGCACGGGCGCGCGTTGCAGCGCGAGCGTGCTGTGCAAAGACTACCCGCATGCGCGCCACATTACCCTCAACCGACCCAATTCACTGAACGCGCTGGATTATGGAATGATACGGGAGCTGCACCGTCTGTACGTGACAGAGCCAGCTCCTCCGTCATCCCTGTACATCCTCACCGGGGCGGGCACAAAGGCAttctgcgccggcggcgatgtGATCGGCCTCGCGACGAACAACCCGCCCGGATGCGGTCGTGAATTCTTCTACTGGGAGTACCAAGTAGACTACAAGGCGAGCATCATTCCTGCTGGGCAGGTGTGCTTGTGGGACGGCTAcgtgctcggcggcggcgctggcttATCGATTGGAAGCGCTTATCGGGTGGCGTCGGAGAAGGCGTGCTTTGCAATGCCTGAGGTGGCCATAGGTATGTTCCCCGACGTAGGGGCTTCGTGGTtcctgccgcggctgtcggTGCCTGGGCTGGGGCTCTATATGGGGCTCACCGGCCACCGGCTCCGCGGGGCCGACCTTGTGCACCTTGGGCTTGCAACACACTTTGTGCCATCTGCCAAGATGGGCGAGCTGGAGCAGGCTCTCGTCTCGATGTCGGACGCAGGTGatgtggaggcggtgctggacAAGTATACGACACCGAtagcgcagctgccaccaTGCACCATCGCCTATTCCATTTCTTCTCTCGCCGATCATTTTGACATCACGGCAGATCTGACCGTATCGTCCATCTTGGACGCGTGCAGAGCGAATGCGCAGACGGATCCGCTGAccaaggcagcggcggatCTCatgccctccttctccccgACGGCAATGACGCTCGCactggagctgctgaagcgcggCGCGAAGCTGAGCACACCCGTGGAGGCGTTCCAGATGGAGTACTGCGTTTCCCAGCGCATCATGGCGGAACACGACTTTCGCGAAGGTGTGCGAGCCCTGCTCATCGATAAAGACAAGAAGCCGAAATGGCAACCGTCAACTGTTGCCGAGGTTGCGGCGGAGGCCATCGATGCGTACTTCCGCCCCACCACACCGAATCAGCCGGTCTGGGATCCAGTGGCGCCGCTCTCGGAGCCCGCAGCGTGA